GGCAGTTTTATGTCCATGTCTATTGAAGATACAGTTGCACAGGCAACTTCAAAAGTGAACCGGGCTTCCAAACCATCTGAATTGAAAATCACTGATATCCGCTATTGTGTGATTCAAAATGTTGGCCGTACGCCTATTATCCGGATAGATACAAACCAGGGGATTTATGGTTTGGGAGAAGTTCGTGACGGCGCCGATGAACGTTATGCGTTAATGTTGAAAAGCAGACTCTTAGGAGAAAATCCATGTAATGTGGAAATGCTTTTCAAAACCATCAAACAATTCGGTATGCACGGTCGCCAGGCTGGTGGTGTTTGTGGCGTAGAAATGGCACTTTGGGATCTCTGCGGAAAAGCTTACAACGTTCCTTGCTGGCAATTACTAGGCGGTCGTTACCGCGACAAAGTGAGACTATATGCCGATACACCTGAATTTGAAAGTTTGGATGAATTCAAACAAAAAATAAAATTCCGTACCGAAACACAAGGTTATACCTGGCTGAAAATGGATATTTCAATCGGTATGCTGAAAGGAAAAGAAGGTTCGGTTGTGAATAATAAAGTGTGGGGAGGCGGATTTTCTCAATGGTCCGGCGATTACAATTCTTATGCGAATACAAAACATCCTTTTACTGCTATTCAGATCACACCAAAAGGTCTGGATGAAATGGCAAAAGTGGTTGAAGATGTCCGCAGTATTGTGGGTTATGAAATGCCGATTTCCTCAGATCACTACGGTCACTTTGACTTGAATAACGCTATCCGTTTGGGAAAAGCTTTGGACAAATACAGATTGGCATGGCTGGAAGATATGGTTCCGTGGCAATACACTGATCAATGGAAACAAATTTCAGAAGCACTTGATACACCGACACTTACCGGTGAAGATATTTTCCTAAAAGAAGGTTTCCAGCCATTGATTGAAGCACGCGCCATCGACATTATTCACCCGGATCTTGCCTCATCAGGCGGACTTTTGGAAACAAAAAGAATCGGCGATTATGCTGAGGATCATGGTATTGCAATGGCGATGCACTTTGCAGGATCGCCTGTAAGTTTTATGGCAAACGTGCACTGTGCAGCTGCTACTCAAAACTTCCTGGCTCTTGAACATCACTCAGTGGATGTGCCTTGGTGGGAAAGCATTGTCAAAACAACTGATGGCAGAAAACTAATTGAAAAAGGCTACGCAAATGTTCCTTTGGAAGCACCAGGATTAGGAATTGAACTGGTAGATGAAGAAGTTAAAAAACATCTTACACCAAAAGACAAATCCTACTTCGCTCCTACCGACCAGTGGAACGACAAACGTTCGCATGATCGTTTGTGGAGCTAAAATTTTAATGGTTAATGGTTAATGGTTAATGGTTAATGGTTAATGGTTAATGGTTAATGGTTAATGGTTAATGGTTAATGGTTGTCAAGACGAAAAATGCCGGTTGAGTTCCCTCATCCGGCATTTTTCGTTAACAAAAAAAGAATTTTATTGTTACCAATGCTCTTCGAGCGACTAGCTAAACGCTAACAGCCAATAGCTACTCCACGTATTGCAGAAATTCAATTCTATTTTCAAATGGATCGCGGAAAGAGAATCTGTTTCTTCCTGGAATTGGAGTCAGATCTTTTACCTGAATTCCGTGACTTTCTAATAGTTGTCTTGCCTCTTCCAGATTATCAACTTCAAAAGCAGGGTGCCTTTCTGAAAAATTACTTGCCTGATCTTTCATCAGATGCAACTGAATGTTTCCCATTTGATACCAGATTGCTCCTCTCAAATGCGGTCTCTCCGGATCAATGATTTCTTCAAGACCTAAAACTTCTTCATAAAATCTTCTCGCTTCGTTTTCTTTTCCTTCCGGGAAACAAAGCATCACATGATCAATCTGCTTGAAACTAATCTTCATAACTGGGTAATTTTTAATTCAGTTCTTCATCCTGGCATTGAAAAAAAGGTCAGGATTTTTATAAATGTGAGCGTCCGTATTTTCAAATTTCTGCAAAAATCACGACTTCCTGAATAGTTTCTGTTTTTAAAAGGCAGAATAAGTGTTTATTTTACATGAGTGACTAGCTTTTCAACAAATATGATATCAGCCATTACAAAAAGTAGATTTTTTAGTACAATAAACCCACAGACGCTTCTCTTCTTTTTTCATAACTTTTTTATCAACGTCGGAACAACGCTTGTTTACGTTTCGTCCAATATATTATTGCTTGAAAATCATCCTGAATCTTCTTTACCCCTTGCCTATATCGCGGCCGCACTTGCGGTAATGGTTGCCGGACAAATTTATGAACATTACGAACATCATCTGGTGCTCGAAAAGCTGAGTCTGGGTACCATGTTGTCTTCACTTTTCATGGTTTTGGTGGTGATGATTTTGCTTTGGGCCGGTCATGGAATGGCTACGGCAATTGCCATTATGGTTGGATACCGAATTATTTATCTGCTTATCAATCTGGAATTCTGGGGATTATCTGCTATCGTTTTTGATGTGCGCCAAAGTAAAAGATTGTTTAGTGTGATCGGTTCGGGGGATATGCCGGCAAAAGCTTTGGGCGCGGTTCTGGCTGTTATTATTCATTCGCCTTCTGTATTGATGATACTTTTAGGTGTTTCACTAGTCTGTTTTGCCATTGCTTTTTATACTCAAAAATTGACTTTTAAATACACGGACATCCCAAATCCGCATCACGCCAGACCAAGACAATCAGGCTTATCGCAATCAAAATTTGTACAGAAATATTTTAGCGGAAACAGACTTCTAACTGCATTATGTCTGGGTACAATCGCCATTGCCGCTGCTGCCACCTGGATCGAATATCACTTTTTTGTCAATGTAAAATATAAATTTCACAGTCAGCACGACACGATTATTTTTATTGGCTCGCTTTTAACGGCTACATATGTAATTTCAACTTTTGTCAAATTATTATTTTCAGGAAAAATCGTTGAACGGTTTGGTGTAAAACTTACCCTTTATCTTTTACCGCTGACTACCGTTTTTACATCTCTTGGACTAATCGTTTCATCTTATTTTCGAACCGACGAGCCATCTCTTCTGGTCTATTATTGCATTGCCTATTTGTTGTTTGAACTCGTACGCCGTACCCTTTTTGATCCGGTTTTTCTGGTATTTTTTCAGCCACTTTCAACAAAAAACCGTCTGAAAGGACACACGCTTGCCAAAGGTTTTTATGAGCCATTAGGTATGCTGATCGCTGGAATTTTGCTATGGGTGATTTATACCATGAAGTGGTCGAATATTGGTTTGACTTTTGATTTGTCGTTATTTTTCTCCCTGGCTGCTCTTCTGATTTTCAGAAAAGCTTACGGGGAGTATGTATTGGAATTGAAAAGCGCTATCAGCAAACGATTCCTGAAAAGCGGAGAAATGGCTTCTCCTGGTGAGGCTTTGCCTATTATCAGGGAAAATCTTAAAAGCGAAAAGAAAGAAGAAGTTATTAACGCTATCGCCTGGCTGGTTAAAAATAAACCAAATTCATTTTCAAAAAATGCAGATTTTCTATTAAAAAACCCTTCTGAACTTGTGCGTTTGAAGACATTGGAGGCGCTTGTGCAAACTGGAAAATACCAGCCAACAGAGTCGTTTTACGATTATATCGAAAATGAAACTGATACGCCTTCGCAAACTTTGGCAGTACAAATTGCCGCTGCATCCGAATCATTAACAAGTGAAAAACTCGAACATTATTTATCTCACAACGACCTTGATATTGTAAGAGGTGCGGTAATGGGAGCGCGCCAATCCGGAAAATCTCCAACACTTTTGCGTCAGACGATTAATGATCTTTTTCTTTCACCAGATGAAAACGCCAGACTTACCGCGCTTGATTGTGTTGAAAATGTTGATATAGAACCTTACCGACTTCAAATTAAAAATGCCCTTAAACAGGATAATTTACGCATTCAGAAAAGAGCGATTGAAGTTATCGGTACCAGTGGCGACAAAGCCATGGTGCATGATATTCAGCCATTTCTTACAGGATCATTGTCTAAAACGACAAGTTATGCCTTGGTAAAATCCGGCGAAACCGGTACAATGATATTGCTTGAATGGCTCAACCGGACCAATTCCCAGAAAGATCTGCTATCCTTTTTGAAAGCAGCAGAGAAGCAACCGAATCCGGCAATTCTTCCGATTTTATTTAATTTGCTGACAAGAATTTATCAAAGTAAAAATAAATCCGAAGCGGGTTCACCGTTGACGTTGCGTGTTCACACAGCCGCCTTGCGGACGTTAACACATTATGTTTTTAGTGAGGAATACAAAGTTCCGCTGAATGAATTTTTGGAAGTTGAGTTAAGTCATGCCTACCAGATACTGAGCGCAACCGAAGACGGGACAGAAAACCAGATCTGGCAATCGTCGTTACAATATGAATTACAGCAAACCAATCAGCGTTTGTTCCATCTATTCATGCTCTTGTACGACAAAGACAGCGTTCAAAATGCCTGGAAAGGTATAAAACATGCTTCTCAGGAAAAACGGGCAAATTCTCTGGAAATGATAGAAAGCTTGCTTCCAAGGGAATTGTATCCTTCATTAAGAGCGCTGTTCGAAGATATTCCGCTTAACAGAAAACTGGAAGCGTTAAGACAATATTTAAACTTACAGGACAAACCTTTGCCTTTTATTTCTTACGTTTTGACACAAAAGGAAAGATATTTCACCTCCTGGACTATTGCGCTTGCCATTGAAAAATGGTCACCGCAAAATACTGAAATTGTAAAGCTGGATGATTTTGCCCATCATCCTGTGCGTTTGCTGCGTGAAGCAGTACAAAGAGCCTATCTGAAATTCCCGAATTATTCATTCAGTACCACAGCATTAAATACTATGAAGCACGCAGAAAACACACAACAGATTTCTGAAATGGAAAGAGTGATCGTATTAAAAAATACGAAGCTTTTTTCTCAAACACCTGAAAACGTTCTTAGCTCCATCGCACCGATTATGAAGGAAGTAATGTATCAGGAAGGCCAGGAAATTTTTGCAAAAGGTGATCCGGGTGATAGTATGTTCATCATTTATTCTGGTGAAATCGGGATTTACGACGGACCAAAACAACTGGCTCTTTTTGACAAAGGTGAAATATTTGGTGAACTTGCCTTGCTTGATACTGAGCCAAGATCCGCCTCTACTGTTGCAGAGTCTGATGTTTTATTGTTCCGTGTAGACCAGGAAGATTTCTTCGAACTTATGGAAGAACGTGATGAGATTTTGAGAAATGTACTGAGGATTCTTTGTCAGCGTATTCGTGTCCAAAATGAAAAAATGAGGGCTACGGTTTAGATAGGAAGTGTGTATCGGTCATGCCAATGTCTTTTAACTTACGTTTACTTACACAAAACCCCGGGTTGAAACCCGGGGCTGCAATGTCGATCATGCCTATGGCATTTTGATTTATAACCTAATTGATTCCAGTAAGCTATTGAGATGTTTTTGTTTTTTAATTTCTCTCTTTTTTATCGAAGATTCAGTATAATATTGATGCGCTCCGATAAATTTGACCTGAATATTATTCCATGTATTTTCATCAGAAACTAAATTTCGAACAAATAATTCCTGAAATAGAGTGGCTGCAATAGGTTCAAAATCATCACGACCTAAATAATCCAGATCTGCATCGCATAGTATTTTTTCTAAATGAGTTTTAGGATTTTGAGGAATTTTTGTTGCCATGATCAGAGCGCAAATAATTTCTATCTGCTCATCGGTATATCGAAACAAGGGAAGCGAAGATCTTACAATCCGGCATCCTTCCTCTTCGTGATTTTTATAGGTATTGATAAATCCGCTGTCATGAAAAAGCGCTGCCGTTTTTAATAATTCCAGCGATTCTTCATCTTCAATTCCTTCTTCTTTTGCTAAAATTAAAGCAGCATCGATAACATCAAGTGTATGATGTAGACCATGATAAAATAATGTTTCTGAGAGCTCCTTTCCGAGTAAATCCAGAATATAATTTTCCGATGCGGCAACGTTCATATTTATGTAAATGGCTAATTAACAATTCACTATCGGACAGTTTTATTCAACAACTTCATAAATCTGCATGGCATCCCGTTTGTTTTTCAAATGCACCTCTCCGATCAGTTTGCATTGAAACGCTTCTTTTATTCTCTGATAAGCCGATTCCGGTACTACAATTTGTCCCGGTCCGGCTGCATTTTGTAAACGCTGTGCTACGTTAACTGCGTCACCAATTACGGTATAATCCAGTCGGCGTAATGTAGCAGAACCAATATTTCCGCTTACCATTTCACCCGAATTTATACCAATTGATACATTTGGAAAATATTCTGTCTGCGTATGCAGCTCTTCCTTAAATCCATTAATCTGATTTCTGACGGCCAATGAGGCCTCAATTGCACGGTCAAGATGATATTCACCTTTGAAAACGGCCATGATGGCATCACCCATAAATTTATCTACCAAACCGCCATGTGCAAGAATTTCCTTGACCATGATATCAAAATATTTATTGATAAGCTTAACAACCTGGTCAGCCGGCTCACGTTCAGAGATGGAAGTAAAACCACACATATCCATAAACACAACCGTTGCTTCAATATTTTCACTGGAAGTCAGCGAGGTTTCAAACGCCTCCTTGGTCATAAATTGAAGCACCGAGGAATCCACATACATTCTCAAAATATCATTTTCTCTGACAGCCTTTAATGTTTGTTTTAATTGTTCAACGTATTTCAGCGTTTTTTCCATCGTCAATTCAAGATCCTGGAAATTGATCGGTTTGCAGACAAAATCATAGGCACCACGATTCATCGCAGTGCGAATATTTTCCATATCACCATACGCCGAAACGATGACAGATTTTAACAACGGACTAGTTTCACCGATTTTGATAAGCAGCGTTAAACCATCCATTTCCGGCATGTTGATATCGCTCAACACCATATCCACATCAGGATTTTCGGCAATCATTTTTAGCGCTACTTCACCATTTTCAGCAAAAATGAAGTCATATTGCTGCTCACGGATTTGTCTGCGGAATTTTTGTTTTATCAGTAATTGCAAATCCGGTTCGTCATCAACCACAAGGATTTTAGCCTTCATAACGTTCTTGTAATTTTTGTTTCAGTTCTGTGAAATTCACCGGTTTCGTCAAAAAATCATCGGCACCAAATTTCATAGCCTGGCTATAATTGTCAGTATCGCCATAAGCGGTAATCATCATTACAACCGGCGGAGCCAGCGGATGATCTTTTCTGATTGTTTTCAGCAGTTCAATGCCACTCATTCCCGGCATATTTATATCGGAAAGTATCATGACAATTTCAGACGCATGTCCTTCCAGATAATGCAGCGCTTCTTCTCCTGAAAAAGCAAAGGAAAACTGTAATTCACCGCTGCGTATTTCTCTTCGGAATCTTTGTTCAAAAAGTGCCTGAACATCTGTTTCGTCATCTACGACAAGTATTTTCATATAGGAGCTACAAATATTTTCTTTTTATTTTCTTATGCATTAACAGGAATCGTGATTTTAAATTCCGTGCTTTCACCGGGAACTGAGCTGACATCCAATAAACCG
The nucleotide sequence above comes from Dyadobacter subterraneus. Encoded proteins:
- a CDS encoding HD domain-containing protein codes for the protein MNVAASENYILDLLGKELSETLFYHGLHHTLDVIDAALILAKEEGIEDEESLELLKTAALFHDSGFINTYKNHEEEGCRIVRSSLPLFRYTDEQIEIICALIMATKIPQNPKTHLEKILCDADLDYLGRDDFEPIAATLFQELFVRNLVSDENTWNNIQVKFIGAHQYYTESSIKKREIKKQKHLNSLLESIRL
- a CDS encoding cyclic nucleotide-binding domain-containing protein, translated to MISAITKSRFFSTINPQTLLFFFHNFFINVGTTLVYVSSNILLLENHPESSLPLAYIAAALAVMVAGQIYEHYEHHLVLEKLSLGTMLSSLFMVLVVMILLWAGHGMATAIAIMVGYRIIYLLINLEFWGLSAIVFDVRQSKRLFSVIGSGDMPAKALGAVLAVIIHSPSVLMILLGVSLVCFAIAFYTQKLTFKYTDIPNPHHARPRQSGLSQSKFVQKYFSGNRLLTALCLGTIAIAAAATWIEYHFFVNVKYKFHSQHDTIIFIGSLLTATYVISTFVKLLFSGKIVERFGVKLTLYLLPLTTVFTSLGLIVSSYFRTDEPSLLVYYCIAYLLFELVRRTLFDPVFLVFFQPLSTKNRLKGHTLAKGFYEPLGMLIAGILLWVIYTMKWSNIGLTFDLSLFFSLAALLIFRKAYGEYVLELKSAISKRFLKSGEMASPGEALPIIRENLKSEKKEEVINAIAWLVKNKPNSFSKNADFLLKNPSELVRLKTLEALVQTGKYQPTESFYDYIENETDTPSQTLAVQIAAASESLTSEKLEHYLSHNDLDIVRGAVMGARQSGKSPTLLRQTINDLFLSPDENARLTALDCVENVDIEPYRLQIKNALKQDNLRIQKRAIEVIGTSGDKAMVHDIQPFLTGSLSKTTSYALVKSGETGTMILLEWLNRTNSQKDLLSFLKAAEKQPNPAILPILFNLLTRIYQSKNKSEAGSPLTLRVHTAALRTLTHYVFSEEYKVPLNEFLEVELSHAYQILSATEDGTENQIWQSSLQYELQQTNQRLFHLFMLLYDKDSVQNAWKGIKHASQEKRANSLEMIESLLPRELYPSLRALFEDIPLNRKLEALRQYLNLQDKPLPFISYVLTQKERYFTSWTIALAIEKWSPQNTEIVKLDDFAHHPVRLLREAVQRAYLKFPNYSFSTTALNTMKHAENTQQISEMERVIVLKNTKLFSQTPENVLSSIAPIMKEVMYQEGQEIFAKGDPGDSMFIIYSGEIGIYDGPKQLALFDKGEIFGELALLDTEPRSASTVAESDVLLFRVDQEDFFELMEERDEILRNVLRILCQRIRVQNEKMRATV
- a CDS encoding VOC family protein; amino-acid sequence: MKISFKQIDHVMLCFPEGKENEARRFYEEVLGLEEIIDPERPHLRGAIWYQMGNIQLHLMKDQASNFSERHPAFEVDNLEEARQLLESHGIQVKDLTPIPGRNRFSFRDPFENRIEFLQYVE
- a CDS encoding adenylate/guanylate cyclase domain-containing response regulator, producing the protein MKAKILVVDDEPDLQLLIKQKFRRQIREQQYDFIFAENGEVALKMIAENPDVDMVLSDINMPEMDGLTLLIKIGETSPLLKSVIVSAYGDMENIRTAMNRGAYDFVCKPINFQDLELTMEKTLKYVEQLKQTLKAVRENDILRMYVDSSVLQFMTKEAFETSLTSSENIEATVVFMDMCGFTSISEREPADQVVKLINKYFDIMVKEILAHGGLVDKFMGDAIMAVFKGEYHLDRAIEASLAVRNQINGFKEELHTQTEYFPNVSIGINSGEMVSGNIGSATLRRLDYTVIGDAVNVAQRLQNAAGPGQIVVPESAYQRIKEAFQCKLIGEVHLKNKRDAMQIYEVVE
- a CDS encoding mandelate racemase/muconate lactonizing enzyme family protein, which codes for MKSILKQIIASNKEVEKAEKLAVQTEISNPATKDSRRNFLRKSAVGGIALGSFMSMSIEDTVAQATSKVNRASKPSELKITDIRYCVIQNVGRTPIIRIDTNQGIYGLGEVRDGADERYALMLKSRLLGENPCNVEMLFKTIKQFGMHGRQAGGVCGVEMALWDLCGKAYNVPCWQLLGGRYRDKVRLYADTPEFESLDEFKQKIKFRTETQGYTWLKMDISIGMLKGKEGSVVNNKVWGGGFSQWSGDYNSYANTKHPFTAIQITPKGLDEMAKVVEDVRSIVGYEMPISSDHYGHFDLNNAIRLGKALDKYRLAWLEDMVPWQYTDQWKQISEALDTPTLTGEDIFLKEGFQPLIEARAIDIIHPDLASSGGLLETKRIGDYAEDHGIAMAMHFAGSPVSFMANVHCAAATQNFLALEHHSVDVPWWESIVKTTDGRKLIEKGYANVPLEAPGLGIELVDEEVKKHLTPKDKSYFAPTDQWNDKRSHDRLWS
- a CDS encoding response regulator, with the translated sequence MKILVVDDETDVQALFEQRFRREIRSGELQFSFAFSGEEALHYLEGHASEIVMILSDINMPGMSGIELLKTIRKDHPLAPPVVMMITAYGDTDNYSQAMKFGADDFLTKPVNFTELKQKLQERYEG